One window of Phycisphaeraceae bacterium genomic DNA carries:
- a CDS encoding recombinase family protein — protein sequence MYTRKSSEEGLDMVFNSLDAQREAGLDYIKSQRSHGWVAIDDLYDDGGFSGGNTERPGLKRLLADIRSQRVDIVVVYKVDRLSRSLTDFARLMQTFDEHSVSFVSVTQQFNTTTSMGRLTLNMLLSFAQFEREIAGERIRDKVAATKRKGLFVGGNPPLGYRRPMPSDPNPANKVLRVVPEEAAIVRRIYALYLESGSPLGVAKQLEAEGTPPPRPSKNNDRSPGDKRWDTSVISRVLTNAIYIGQIVHVRGHNLPKGKGRGTREVWPGQHEAIIDRATWDRVRARMDQAKPRAEPRWTHTHLLKKKLKTIEGVTMTPANTANLKGDRGKHIVRYYISLKACKQGYRTCPIGRVNAGLIDDLVRAMVLDRLEAAHGLILDEIEATSRDHWVREIIESVVLGLDHIDVALSIAQIRACADALGEAARAKPNGRAGDRPRRRCHFTPQVRIEPSERQGIRGGREVLTTELQIKRHDGRRLLLSPEGRDLVPRLNAASTLVPSPHIVRAIGQAFVLHEAVMRTRGEVNAIADQHGIHRSRVHHLLHLTRLSPAAIRAALTGTLSPRIALEDLHDAADSLDWSLQAVRLGLPTHGS from the coding sequence GTGTACACGAGGAAGTCCAGCGAGGAAGGGCTGGACATGGTCTTCAACTCCCTCGACGCCCAGCGCGAAGCGGGGCTCGACTACATCAAGAGCCAGCGGAGCCACGGCTGGGTCGCCATCGACGACCTCTACGACGATGGCGGGTTCTCCGGTGGCAACACCGAGCGCCCGGGTCTCAAACGCCTCCTGGCCGACATCCGATCGCAGCGCGTGGACATCGTGGTCGTCTACAAGGTGGATCGCCTCTCGCGCTCGCTGACCGACTTCGCGCGGCTCATGCAGACCTTCGACGAGCACAGCGTCTCCTTCGTCTCGGTCACCCAGCAGTTCAACACCACCACCTCGATGGGGCGGCTCACGCTCAACATGCTCCTCTCCTTCGCCCAGTTCGAGCGTGAGATCGCGGGTGAACGCATCCGCGACAAGGTGGCCGCGACCAAGCGCAAAGGGCTCTTCGTCGGCGGCAACCCGCCTCTCGGGTACCGCAGGCCGATGCCGAGCGATCCCAACCCCGCCAACAAGGTGCTCCGTGTCGTGCCGGAGGAGGCAGCGATCGTTCGACGCATCTACGCGCTCTATCTCGAGAGCGGCTCGCCGCTGGGCGTCGCGAAGCAACTCGAAGCCGAGGGGACCCCTCCGCCGCGGCCCTCGAAGAACAATGACCGATCGCCCGGCGACAAGCGTTGGGACACGTCCGTCATCAGTCGCGTCCTGACCAACGCGATCTACATCGGGCAGATCGTCCACGTCCGAGGGCACAACCTCCCCAAGGGCAAGGGGCGAGGCACACGCGAGGTCTGGCCGGGCCAGCACGAGGCGATCATCGACCGGGCGACGTGGGATCGGGTGCGTGCCCGCATGGACCAGGCGAAGCCCAGGGCAGAGCCCCGTTGGACCCACACCCACCTGCTCAAGAAGAAGCTCAAGACGATCGAGGGCGTGACCATGACCCCGGCCAACACCGCGAACCTCAAGGGAGATCGCGGCAAGCACATCGTCCGGTACTACATCAGTCTCAAGGCGTGCAAGCAGGGTTACCGCACCTGCCCGATCGGGCGCGTCAACGCGGGGTTGATCGATGATCTGGTCCGTGCGATGGTGCTCGACCGACTCGAAGCGGCGCACGGGCTGATCCTCGACGAGATCGAGGCCACCAGCCGCGACCACTGGGTGCGAGAGATCATCGAGAGCGTGGTCCTGGGGCTCGATCACATCGATGTCGCGCTCAGCATCGCGCAGATCCGTGCGTGCGCCGACGCGCTCGGCGAAGCCGCGCGGGCCAAGCCCAATGGACGGGCTGGCGATCGTCCTCGACGACGCTGCCACTTCACGCCGCAGGTCCGGATCGAGCCATCGGAGCGGCAGGGCATCAGAGGCGGGCGCGAGGTGCTGACGACCGAACTCCAGATCAAGCGTCACGATGGCCGACGCCTGCTGCTCTCGCCCGAGGGGCGCGACCTTGTGCCGCGCCTGAACGCGGCGAGCACGCTTGTGCCATCGCCCCACATCGTGCGTGCCATCGGGCAGGCCTTCGTGCTTCACGAGGCCGTGATGCGCACACGCGGCGAGGTGAACGCGATCGCCGACCAGCACGGCATCCACCGCAGCCGCGTCCATCATCTGCTGCACCTGACGCGGCTCTCACCCGCAGCGATCCGTGCCGCGCTCACAGGCACGCTCAGCCCGCGGATCGCGCTCGAGGACCTGCACGACGCGGCGGACTCGCTCGACTGGTCGCTGCAGGCGGTTCGACTGGGCCTGCCAACGCACGGCAGCTGA